One window from the genome of Haemorhous mexicanus isolate bHaeMex1 chromosome 22, bHaeMex1.pri, whole genome shotgun sequence encodes:
- the LIMK1 gene encoding LIM domain kinase 1 isoform X6, with the protein MRLMLLCCTWRDEPMGEDEGTDLPVCASCGQGIYDGQYLQALKADWHADCFRVVPGVCPCRWRRMLAAVLRKSRVLSAGAKCCECGASLSHQYYEKDGRLYCKKDYWARFGELCHGCSEQITKGLVMVAGEQKYHPECFSCLNCRAFIGDGDTYALVERSKLYCGHCYYQMVVTPVIEQILPDSPASRIPHTVTLVSIPACSDGKRGFSVSIDQGCGTEHPRTVRVREVDPDCISPDMKNSIHIGDRILEINGTPIGHVPLDEIDLLIQETSRLLQLTIEHDPHEPLGQEPGLAGSPLPALCSPLRLPAPVPCGDPAAMRQRTVTRSCSTDKSPGSSSVGSPASQRKDIGRSESLRVVSRAHRIFRPSDLIHGEVLGKGCFGQAIKVTHRETGEVMVMKELIRFDEETQRTFLKEVKVMRCLEHPNVLKFIGVLYKEKRLNFITEYIKGGTLRSLIKSMDSHYPWSQRVSFAKDIAAGMAYLHSMNIIHRDLNSHNCLVRENKSVVVADFGLARLMVDEKNQPEHLKNLKKPDRKKRYTVVGNPYWMAPEMINGRSYDEKVDIFSFGIVLCEIIGRVSADPDYLPRTTDFGLNVRGFLERYCPPACPPSFFPIAVCCCDLDPEKRPSFAKLEQWLETLRMHLEIHLPLSSQLEQLDRAFGEMHRREGGLPAAPR; encoded by the exons ATGAGGTtgatgctgctgtgctgcacctGGAGGGACGAGCCTATGGGAGAGGACGAAG GGACCGACCTGCCGGTGTGTGCGAGCTGCGGGCAGGGCATCTACGATGGGCAGTACCTGCAGGCACTGAAGGCTGACTGGCACGCCGACTGCTTCA ggGTTGTCCCCGGGGTGTGTCCCTGTCGGTGGAGGAGGATGCTGGCGGCGGTGCTGAGGAAGAGTCGCGTCCTGAGCGCTGGAGCCAA gtgttgcGAGTGCGGGGCCTCCCTGTCCCACCAGTACTACGAGAAGGATGGGCGCCTGTACTGCAAGAAGGATTACTGGGCACGCTTCGGGGAGCTGTGCCATGGCTGCTCCGAGCAGATCACCAAGGGGCTGGTCATG GTGGCTGGGGAGCAGAAGTATCACCCCGAGTGCTTCAGCTGCCTCAACTGCCGCGCCTTCATTGGGGACGGCGACACCTATGCACTGGTGGAGCGCTCCAAGCTCTACTG CGGCCACTGCTACTACCAGATGGTGGTGACACCGGTGATCGAGCAGATCCTGCCGGACTCCCCGGCCTCCCGCATCCCTCATACCGTCACCCTCGTGTCCATCCCCGCCTGCTCCGATGGCAAGCGCGGCTTCTCCGTCTCCATTGACCAGGGCTGTGGCACCGAGCATCCGCGCACCGTGCGCGTCCGAGA GGTAGACCCGGACTGCATCAGCCCTGACATGAAGAACTCCATCCACATTGGTGACCGCATCCTGGAGATCAACGGGACCCCCATTGGCCACGTCCCTCTGGACGAG ATCGACCTGCTGATCCAGGAGACAAGCCGCCTGCTGCAGCTAACCATCGAGCATGACCCCCATGAGCCCCTgggccaggagccagggctggcaggcagcCCCCTGCCTGCCTTGTGCAGCCCCCTGCGCTTGCCAGCCCCCGTGCCCTGCGGGGACCCCGCTGCCATGCGCCAGCGCACTGTCAC GAGGAGCTGTAGCACAGACAAATCCCCAGGCTCCAGCTCCGTGGGCTCTCCCGCGTCCCAGCGCAAGGACATCGGGCGCTCCGAGTCCCTGCGCGTCGTGTCCCGCGCCCACCGCATCTTCCGCCCCTCGGACCTCATCCACGGAGAGGTGCTGGGCAAGGGCTGCTTTGGCCAGGCCATCAAG GTGACACATCGGGAGACGGGCGAGGTGATGGTCATGAAGGAGCTGATTCGCTTTGATGAGGAGACCCAGAGGACCTTCCTCAAAGAG GTGAAGGTGATGCGCTGCCTGGAGCACCCCAACGTGCTCAAGTTCATTGGGGTGCTCTACAAGGAGAAGAGGCTCAACTTCATCACAGAGTACATCAAAGGGGGCACCTTAAGGAGCCTCATCAAGAGCATG gacagccaCTACCCCTGGAGCCAGCGGGTCAGCTTTGCCAAGGACATCGCTGCTGGCATG GCCTACCTCCACTCCATGAACATCATCCACCGCGACCTGAACTCTCACAACTGCCTCGTGCGGGAG aaCAAGAGTGTGGTGGTGGCTGACTTCGGGCTGGCACGGCTGATGGTGGATGAGAAGAACCAGCCCGAACATCTCAAGAACCTGAAGAAACCAGACCGCAAGAAACGCTACACGGTGGTGGGGAACCCCTACTGGATGGCCCCCGAGATGATCAATG ggaggagctaTGATGAGAAGGTGGACATCTTCTCCTTCGGCATCGTCCTATGCGAG ATCATCGGCCGGGTGAGCGCTGACCCCGATTACCTGCCCCGCACCACCGACTTCGGCCTCAACGTCCGGGGCTTCCTGGAGCGCTACTGCCCCCCCGCCTGCCCCCCCAGCTTTTTCCCCATCGCCGTCTGCTGCTGCGACCTGGACCCCGAGAAGAG GCCGTCCTTCGCCAAGCTGGAGCAGTGGCTGGAGACGCTGCGCATGCACCTGGAGATCCACTTGCCgctgagctcccagctggagcagctggaccGAGCCTTTGGGGAGATGCACCGACGGGAAGGGGGGCTGCCCGCGGCCCCGCGGTAG
- the LIMK1 gene encoding LIM domain kinase 1 isoform X3 encodes MRLMLLCCTWRDEPMGEDEGTDLPVCASCGQGIYDGQYLQALKADWHADCFRCCECGASLSHQYYEKDGRLYCKKDYWARFGELCHGCSEQITKGLVMVAGEQKYHPECFSCLNCRAFIGDGDTYALVERSKLYCGHCYYQMVVTPVIEQILPDSPASRIPHTVTLVSIPACSDGKRGFSVSIDQGCGTEHPRTVRVREVDPDCISPDMKNSIHIGDRILEINGTPIGHVPLDEIDLLIQETSRLLQLTIEHDPHEPLGQEPGLAGSPLPALCSPLRLPAPVPCGDPAAMRQRTVTRSCSTDKSPGSSSVGSPASQRKDIGRSESLRVVSRAHRIFRPSDLIHGEVLGKGCFGQAIKVTHRETGEVMVMKELIRFDEETQRTFLKEVKVMRCLEHPNVLKFIGVLYKEKRLNFITEYIKGGTLRSLIKSMDSHYPWSQRVSFAKDIAAGMAYLHSMNIIHRDLNSHNCLVRENKSVVVADFGLARLMVDEKNQPEHLKNLKKPDRKKRYTVVGNPYWMAPEMINGRSYDEKVDIFSFGIVLCEIIGRVSADPDYLPRTTDFGLNVRGFLERYCPPACPPSFFPIAVCCCDLDPEKRPSFAKLEQWLETLRMHLEIHLPLSSQLEQLDRAFGEMHRREGGLPAAPR; translated from the exons ATGAGGTtgatgctgctgtgctgcacctGGAGGGACGAGCCTATGGGAGAGGACGAAG GGACCGACCTGCCGGTGTGTGCGAGCTGCGGGCAGGGCATCTACGATGGGCAGTACCTGCAGGCACTGAAGGCTGACTGGCACGCCGACTGCTTCAG gtgttgcGAGTGCGGGGCCTCCCTGTCCCACCAGTACTACGAGAAGGATGGGCGCCTGTACTGCAAGAAGGATTACTGGGCACGCTTCGGGGAGCTGTGCCATGGCTGCTCCGAGCAGATCACCAAGGGGCTGGTCATG GTGGCTGGGGAGCAGAAGTATCACCCCGAGTGCTTCAGCTGCCTCAACTGCCGCGCCTTCATTGGGGACGGCGACACCTATGCACTGGTGGAGCGCTCCAAGCTCTACTG CGGCCACTGCTACTACCAGATGGTGGTGACACCGGTGATCGAGCAGATCCTGCCGGACTCCCCGGCCTCCCGCATCCCTCATACCGTCACCCTCGTGTCCATCCCCGCCTGCTCCGATGGCAAGCGCGGCTTCTCCGTCTCCATTGACCAGGGCTGTGGCACCGAGCATCCGCGCACCGTGCGCGTCCGAGA GGTAGACCCGGACTGCATCAGCCCTGACATGAAGAACTCCATCCACATTGGTGACCGCATCCTGGAGATCAACGGGACCCCCATTGGCCACGTCCCTCTGGACGAG ATCGACCTGCTGATCCAGGAGACAAGCCGCCTGCTGCAGCTAACCATCGAGCATGACCCCCATGAGCCCCTgggccaggagccagggctggcaggcagcCCCCTGCCTGCCTTGTGCAGCCCCCTGCGCTTGCCAGCCCCCGTGCCCTGCGGGGACCCCGCTGCCATGCGCCAGCGCACTGTCAC GAGGAGCTGTAGCACAGACAAATCCCCAGGCTCCAGCTCCGTGGGCTCTCCCGCGTCCCAGCGCAAGGACATCGGGCGCTCCGAGTCCCTGCGCGTCGTGTCCCGCGCCCACCGCATCTTCCGCCCCTCGGACCTCATCCACGGAGAGGTGCTGGGCAAGGGCTGCTTTGGCCAGGCCATCAAG GTGACACATCGGGAGACGGGCGAGGTGATGGTCATGAAGGAGCTGATTCGCTTTGATGAGGAGACCCAGAGGACCTTCCTCAAAGAG GTGAAGGTGATGCGCTGCCTGGAGCACCCCAACGTGCTCAAGTTCATTGGGGTGCTCTACAAGGAGAAGAGGCTCAACTTCATCACAGAGTACATCAAAGGGGGCACCTTAAGGAGCCTCATCAAGAGCATG gacagccaCTACCCCTGGAGCCAGCGGGTCAGCTTTGCCAAGGACATCGCTGCTGGCATG GCCTACCTCCACTCCATGAACATCATCCACCGCGACCTGAACTCTCACAACTGCCTCGTGCGGGAG aaCAAGAGTGTGGTGGTGGCTGACTTCGGGCTGGCACGGCTGATGGTGGATGAGAAGAACCAGCCCGAACATCTCAAGAACCTGAAGAAACCAGACCGCAAGAAACGCTACACGGTGGTGGGGAACCCCTACTGGATGGCCCCCGAGATGATCAATG ggaggagctaTGATGAGAAGGTGGACATCTTCTCCTTCGGCATCGTCCTATGCGAG ATCATCGGCCGGGTGAGCGCTGACCCCGATTACCTGCCCCGCACCACCGACTTCGGCCTCAACGTCCGGGGCTTCCTGGAGCGCTACTGCCCCCCCGCCTGCCCCCCCAGCTTTTTCCCCATCGCCGTCTGCTGCTGCGACCTGGACCCCGAGAAGAG GCCGTCCTTCGCCAAGCTGGAGCAGTGGCTGGAGACGCTGCGCATGCACCTGGAGATCCACTTGCCgctgagctcccagctggagcagctggaccGAGCCTTTGGGGAGATGCACCGACGGGAAGGGGGGCTGCCCGCGGCCCCGCGGTAG
- the LIMK1 gene encoding LIM domain kinase 1 isoform X2, producing the protein MAGTCVQPSQCHSLEHGCGSWHPWGCSGRGRAWQRALLPVPRCPLLSGDRARVADVTRPPPSQFPLLLEPSRQLQLLEPREGEGERARVGGHRGARDLIGFSAGLGVPGVVPGVCPCRWRRMLAAVLRKSRVLSAGAKCCECGASLSHQYYEKDGRLYCKKDYWARFGELCHGCSEQITKGLVMVAGEQKYHPECFSCLNCRAFIGDGDTYALVERSKLYCGHCYYQMVVTPVIEQILPDSPASRIPHTVTLVSIPACSDGKRGFSVSIDQGCGTEHPRTVRVREVDPDCISPDMKNSIHIGDRILEINGTPIGHVPLDEIDLLIQETSRLLQLTIEHDPHEPLGQEPGLAGSPLPALCSPLRLPAPVPCGDPAAMRQRTVTRSCSTDKSPGSSSVGSPASQRKDIGRSESLRVVSRAHRIFRPSDLIHGEVLGKGCFGQAIKVTHRETGEVMVMKELIRFDEETQRTFLKEEKRLNFITEYIKGGTLRSLIKSMDSHYPWSQRVSFAKDIAAGMAYLHSMNIIHRDLNSHNCLVRENKSVVVADFGLARLMVDEKNQPEHLKNLKKPDRKKRYTVVGNPYWMAPEMINGRSYDEKVDIFSFGIVLCEIIGRVSADPDYLPRTTDFGLNVRGFLERYCPPACPPSFFPIAVCCCDLDPEKRPSFAKLEQWLETLRMHLEIHLPLSSQLEQLDRAFGEMHRREGGLPAAPR; encoded by the exons atggcagggacatgcGTGCAGCCGTCGCAGTGTCACTCTCTGGAGCATGGCTGTGGCTCCTGGCACCCATGGGGGTGCTCTGGCCGAGGCCGGGCCtggcagagggctctgctgcctgtccctcgctgtcccctcctgtcgGGTGACAGGGCGCGTGTGGCTGATGTCACCCgcccccctccctcccagtTTCCTCTTTTACTCGAGCCCTCccggcagctccagctgttaGAGCCccgagaaggagaaggagaaagggccCGGGTCGGGGGGCACAGGGGTGCCCGGGACCTGATAGGGTTCTctgcggggctgggggtgcctgggGTTGTCCCCGGGGTGTGTCCCTGTCGGTGGAGGAGGATGCTGGCGGCGGTGCTGAGGAAGAGTCGCGTCCTGAGCGCTGGAGCCAA gtgttgcGAGTGCGGGGCCTCCCTGTCCCACCAGTACTACGAGAAGGATGGGCGCCTGTACTGCAAGAAGGATTACTGGGCACGCTTCGGGGAGCTGTGCCATGGCTGCTCCGAGCAGATCACCAAGGGGCTGGTCATG GTGGCTGGGGAGCAGAAGTATCACCCCGAGTGCTTCAGCTGCCTCAACTGCCGCGCCTTCATTGGGGACGGCGACACCTATGCACTGGTGGAGCGCTCCAAGCTCTACTG CGGCCACTGCTACTACCAGATGGTGGTGACACCGGTGATCGAGCAGATCCTGCCGGACTCCCCGGCCTCCCGCATCCCTCATACCGTCACCCTCGTGTCCATCCCCGCCTGCTCCGATGGCAAGCGCGGCTTCTCCGTCTCCATTGACCAGGGCTGTGGCACCGAGCATCCGCGCACCGTGCGCGTCCGAGA GGTAGACCCGGACTGCATCAGCCCTGACATGAAGAACTCCATCCACATTGGTGACCGCATCCTGGAGATCAACGGGACCCCCATTGGCCACGTCCCTCTGGACGAG ATCGACCTGCTGATCCAGGAGACAAGCCGCCTGCTGCAGCTAACCATCGAGCATGACCCCCATGAGCCCCTgggccaggagccagggctggcaggcagcCCCCTGCCTGCCTTGTGCAGCCCCCTGCGCTTGCCAGCCCCCGTGCCCTGCGGGGACCCCGCTGCCATGCGCCAGCGCACTGTCAC GAGGAGCTGTAGCACAGACAAATCCCCAGGCTCCAGCTCCGTGGGCTCTCCCGCGTCCCAGCGCAAGGACATCGGGCGCTCCGAGTCCCTGCGCGTCGTGTCCCGCGCCCACCGCATCTTCCGCCCCTCGGACCTCATCCACGGAGAGGTGCTGGGCAAGGGCTGCTTTGGCCAGGCCATCAAG GTGACACATCGGGAGACGGGCGAGGTGATGGTCATGAAGGAGCTGATTCGCTTTGATGAGGAGACCCAGAGGACCTTCCTCAAAGAG GAGAAGAGGCTCAACTTCATCACAGAGTACATCAAAGGGGGCACCTTAAGGAGCCTCATCAAGAGCATG gacagccaCTACCCCTGGAGCCAGCGGGTCAGCTTTGCCAAGGACATCGCTGCTGGCATG GCCTACCTCCACTCCATGAACATCATCCACCGCGACCTGAACTCTCACAACTGCCTCGTGCGGGAG aaCAAGAGTGTGGTGGTGGCTGACTTCGGGCTGGCACGGCTGATGGTGGATGAGAAGAACCAGCCCGAACATCTCAAGAACCTGAAGAAACCAGACCGCAAGAAACGCTACACGGTGGTGGGGAACCCCTACTGGATGGCCCCCGAGATGATCAATG ggaggagctaTGATGAGAAGGTGGACATCTTCTCCTTCGGCATCGTCCTATGCGAG ATCATCGGCCGGGTGAGCGCTGACCCCGATTACCTGCCCCGCACCACCGACTTCGGCCTCAACGTCCGGGGCTTCCTGGAGCGCTACTGCCCCCCCGCCTGCCCCCCCAGCTTTTTCCCCATCGCCGTCTGCTGCTGCGACCTGGACCCCGAGAAGAG GCCGTCCTTCGCCAAGCTGGAGCAGTGGCTGGAGACGCTGCGCATGCACCTGGAGATCCACTTGCCgctgagctcccagctggagcagctggaccGAGCCTTTGGGGAGATGCACCGACGGGAAGGGGGGCTGCCCGCGGCCCCGCGGTAG
- the LIMK1 gene encoding LIM domain kinase 1 isoform X4 → MAGTCVQPSQCHSLEHGCGSWHPWGCSGRGRAWQRALLPVPRCPLLSGDRARVADVTRPPPSQFPLLLEPSRQLQLLEPREGEGERARVGGHRGARDLIGFSAGLGVPGVVPGVCPCRWRRMLAAVLRKSRVLSAGAKCCECGASLSHQYYEKDGRLYCKKDYWARFGELCHGCSEQITKGLVMVAGEQKYHPECFSCLNCRAFIGDGDTYALVERSKLYCGHCYYQMVVTPVIEQILPDSPASRIPHTVTLVSIPACSDGKRGFSVSIDQGCGTEHPRTVRVREVDPDCISPDMKNSIHIGDRILEINGTPIGHVPLDEIDLLIQETSRLLQLTIEHDPHEPLGQEPGLAGSPLPALCSPLRLPAPVPCGDPAAMRQRTVTRSCSTDKSPGSSSVGSPASQRKDIGRSESLRVVSRAHRIFRPSDLIHGEVLGKGCFGQAIKVTHRETGEVMVMKELIRFDEETQRTFLKEVKVMRCLEHPNVLKFIGVLYKEKRLNFITEYIKGGTLRSLIKSMDSHYPWSQRVSFAKDIAAGMPTLPTGLPPLHEHHPPRPELSQLPRAGEQECGGG, encoded by the exons atggcagggacatgcGTGCAGCCGTCGCAGTGTCACTCTCTGGAGCATGGCTGTGGCTCCTGGCACCCATGGGGGTGCTCTGGCCGAGGCCGGGCCtggcagagggctctgctgcctgtccctcgctgtcccctcctgtcgGGTGACAGGGCGCGTGTGGCTGATGTCACCCgcccccctccctcccagtTTCCTCTTTTACTCGAGCCCTCccggcagctccagctgttaGAGCCccgagaaggagaaggagaaagggccCGGGTCGGGGGGCACAGGGGTGCCCGGGACCTGATAGGGTTCTctgcggggctgggggtgcctgggGTTGTCCCCGGGGTGTGTCCCTGTCGGTGGAGGAGGATGCTGGCGGCGGTGCTGAGGAAGAGTCGCGTCCTGAGCGCTGGAGCCAA gtgttgcGAGTGCGGGGCCTCCCTGTCCCACCAGTACTACGAGAAGGATGGGCGCCTGTACTGCAAGAAGGATTACTGGGCACGCTTCGGGGAGCTGTGCCATGGCTGCTCCGAGCAGATCACCAAGGGGCTGGTCATG GTGGCTGGGGAGCAGAAGTATCACCCCGAGTGCTTCAGCTGCCTCAACTGCCGCGCCTTCATTGGGGACGGCGACACCTATGCACTGGTGGAGCGCTCCAAGCTCTACTG CGGCCACTGCTACTACCAGATGGTGGTGACACCGGTGATCGAGCAGATCCTGCCGGACTCCCCGGCCTCCCGCATCCCTCATACCGTCACCCTCGTGTCCATCCCCGCCTGCTCCGATGGCAAGCGCGGCTTCTCCGTCTCCATTGACCAGGGCTGTGGCACCGAGCATCCGCGCACCGTGCGCGTCCGAGA GGTAGACCCGGACTGCATCAGCCCTGACATGAAGAACTCCATCCACATTGGTGACCGCATCCTGGAGATCAACGGGACCCCCATTGGCCACGTCCCTCTGGACGAG ATCGACCTGCTGATCCAGGAGACAAGCCGCCTGCTGCAGCTAACCATCGAGCATGACCCCCATGAGCCCCTgggccaggagccagggctggcaggcagcCCCCTGCCTGCCTTGTGCAGCCCCCTGCGCTTGCCAGCCCCCGTGCCCTGCGGGGACCCCGCTGCCATGCGCCAGCGCACTGTCAC GAGGAGCTGTAGCACAGACAAATCCCCAGGCTCCAGCTCCGTGGGCTCTCCCGCGTCCCAGCGCAAGGACATCGGGCGCTCCGAGTCCCTGCGCGTCGTGTCCCGCGCCCACCGCATCTTCCGCCCCTCGGACCTCATCCACGGAGAGGTGCTGGGCAAGGGCTGCTTTGGCCAGGCCATCAAG GTGACACATCGGGAGACGGGCGAGGTGATGGTCATGAAGGAGCTGATTCGCTTTGATGAGGAGACCCAGAGGACCTTCCTCAAAGAG GTGAAGGTGATGCGCTGCCTGGAGCACCCCAACGTGCTCAAGTTCATTGGGGTGCTCTACAAGGAGAAGAGGCTCAACTTCATCACAGAGTACATCAAAGGGGGCACCTTAAGGAGCCTCATCAAGAGCATG gacagccaCTACCCCTGGAGCCAGCGGGTCAGCTTTGCCAAGGACATCGCTGCTGGCATG CCCACCCTTCCCACAGGCCTACCTCCACTCCATGAACATCATCCACCGCGACCTGAACTCTCACAACTGCCTCGTGCGGGAG aaCAAGAGTGTGGTGGTGGCTGA
- the LIMK1 gene encoding LIM domain kinase 1 isoform X1 — MAGTCVQPSQCHSLEHGCGSWHPWGCSGRGRAWQRALLPVPRCPLLSGDRARVADVTRPPPSQFPLLLEPSRQLQLLEPREGEGERARVGGHRGARDLIGFSAGLGVPGVVPGVCPCRWRRMLAAVLRKSRVLSAGAKCCECGASLSHQYYEKDGRLYCKKDYWARFGELCHGCSEQITKGLVMVAGEQKYHPECFSCLNCRAFIGDGDTYALVERSKLYCGHCYYQMVVTPVIEQILPDSPASRIPHTVTLVSIPACSDGKRGFSVSIDQGCGTEHPRTVRVREVDPDCISPDMKNSIHIGDRILEINGTPIGHVPLDEIDLLIQETSRLLQLTIEHDPHEPLGQEPGLAGSPLPALCSPLRLPAPVPCGDPAAMRQRTVTRSCSTDKSPGSSSVGSPASQRKDIGRSESLRVVSRAHRIFRPSDLIHGEVLGKGCFGQAIKVTHRETGEVMVMKELIRFDEETQRTFLKEVKVMRCLEHPNVLKFIGVLYKEKRLNFITEYIKGGTLRSLIKSMDSHYPWSQRVSFAKDIAAGMAYLHSMNIIHRDLNSHNCLVRENKSVVVADFGLARLMVDEKNQPEHLKNLKKPDRKKRYTVVGNPYWMAPEMINGRSYDEKVDIFSFGIVLCEIIGRVSADPDYLPRTTDFGLNVRGFLERYCPPACPPSFFPIAVCCCDLDPEKRPSFAKLEQWLETLRMHLEIHLPLSSQLEQLDRAFGEMHRREGGLPAAPR, encoded by the exons atggcagggacatgcGTGCAGCCGTCGCAGTGTCACTCTCTGGAGCATGGCTGTGGCTCCTGGCACCCATGGGGGTGCTCTGGCCGAGGCCGGGCCtggcagagggctctgctgcctgtccctcgctgtcccctcctgtcgGGTGACAGGGCGCGTGTGGCTGATGTCACCCgcccccctccctcccagtTTCCTCTTTTACTCGAGCCCTCccggcagctccagctgttaGAGCCccgagaaggagaaggagaaagggccCGGGTCGGGGGGCACAGGGGTGCCCGGGACCTGATAGGGTTCTctgcggggctgggggtgcctgggGTTGTCCCCGGGGTGTGTCCCTGTCGGTGGAGGAGGATGCTGGCGGCGGTGCTGAGGAAGAGTCGCGTCCTGAGCGCTGGAGCCAA gtgttgcGAGTGCGGGGCCTCCCTGTCCCACCAGTACTACGAGAAGGATGGGCGCCTGTACTGCAAGAAGGATTACTGGGCACGCTTCGGGGAGCTGTGCCATGGCTGCTCCGAGCAGATCACCAAGGGGCTGGTCATG GTGGCTGGGGAGCAGAAGTATCACCCCGAGTGCTTCAGCTGCCTCAACTGCCGCGCCTTCATTGGGGACGGCGACACCTATGCACTGGTGGAGCGCTCCAAGCTCTACTG CGGCCACTGCTACTACCAGATGGTGGTGACACCGGTGATCGAGCAGATCCTGCCGGACTCCCCGGCCTCCCGCATCCCTCATACCGTCACCCTCGTGTCCATCCCCGCCTGCTCCGATGGCAAGCGCGGCTTCTCCGTCTCCATTGACCAGGGCTGTGGCACCGAGCATCCGCGCACCGTGCGCGTCCGAGA GGTAGACCCGGACTGCATCAGCCCTGACATGAAGAACTCCATCCACATTGGTGACCGCATCCTGGAGATCAACGGGACCCCCATTGGCCACGTCCCTCTGGACGAG ATCGACCTGCTGATCCAGGAGACAAGCCGCCTGCTGCAGCTAACCATCGAGCATGACCCCCATGAGCCCCTgggccaggagccagggctggcaggcagcCCCCTGCCTGCCTTGTGCAGCCCCCTGCGCTTGCCAGCCCCCGTGCCCTGCGGGGACCCCGCTGCCATGCGCCAGCGCACTGTCAC GAGGAGCTGTAGCACAGACAAATCCCCAGGCTCCAGCTCCGTGGGCTCTCCCGCGTCCCAGCGCAAGGACATCGGGCGCTCCGAGTCCCTGCGCGTCGTGTCCCGCGCCCACCGCATCTTCCGCCCCTCGGACCTCATCCACGGAGAGGTGCTGGGCAAGGGCTGCTTTGGCCAGGCCATCAAG GTGACACATCGGGAGACGGGCGAGGTGATGGTCATGAAGGAGCTGATTCGCTTTGATGAGGAGACCCAGAGGACCTTCCTCAAAGAG GTGAAGGTGATGCGCTGCCTGGAGCACCCCAACGTGCTCAAGTTCATTGGGGTGCTCTACAAGGAGAAGAGGCTCAACTTCATCACAGAGTACATCAAAGGGGGCACCTTAAGGAGCCTCATCAAGAGCATG gacagccaCTACCCCTGGAGCCAGCGGGTCAGCTTTGCCAAGGACATCGCTGCTGGCATG GCCTACCTCCACTCCATGAACATCATCCACCGCGACCTGAACTCTCACAACTGCCTCGTGCGGGAG aaCAAGAGTGTGGTGGTGGCTGACTTCGGGCTGGCACGGCTGATGGTGGATGAGAAGAACCAGCCCGAACATCTCAAGAACCTGAAGAAACCAGACCGCAAGAAACGCTACACGGTGGTGGGGAACCCCTACTGGATGGCCCCCGAGATGATCAATG ggaggagctaTGATGAGAAGGTGGACATCTTCTCCTTCGGCATCGTCCTATGCGAG ATCATCGGCCGGGTGAGCGCTGACCCCGATTACCTGCCCCGCACCACCGACTTCGGCCTCAACGTCCGGGGCTTCCTGGAGCGCTACTGCCCCCCCGCCTGCCCCCCCAGCTTTTTCCCCATCGCCGTCTGCTGCTGCGACCTGGACCCCGAGAAGAG GCCGTCCTTCGCCAAGCTGGAGCAGTGGCTGGAGACGCTGCGCATGCACCTGGAGATCCACTTGCCgctgagctcccagctggagcagctggaccGAGCCTTTGGGGAGATGCACCGACGGGAAGGGGGGCTGCCCGCGGCCCCGCGGTAG